TTCTTGTACTCGTCCCTTTGCTTCAGCTGCAGGAGCTTTGTGTTGTCTGAATCCAtttgaaaaggagagggagaaagcaaCCTAatagttttctgcttttgtgaggCACAAAGAAAAATCCATACTTTAGAATTAATATTTGCATATACATAGGATGTGAGTTGTTCACCAAACAGGCTGGACAAgatggttttaaatttttactgaCTGCTGCTTGCATAGATTGTGACAGTCCCTGAAATGAATGGCACTTCTATTGTACAGCTGGTGTCAGACAGAATTCTCTCTCAGTATACCCACATAGCAGCATTATGTCAGACCATACTGCAGGCCCTGGTTAATACTGCTTAGTTCTAGGAATGTGTTTTGagttttgtattttactgttttattagTGAATAAGCTTGTACTATTTGCATCTTGAAAATTTTGTTGGACTTTTCTGTAGTTACAGAACCTGAAGCTGGTGAGGTTTGTAGGCTGTAGTTTAATGCTGAAGATTTTGCAGTTACTTAGTGATGATGTAAAGCAAGATTAGGCCTAAATAATGTACCTGTGGGCTAAGAAACATTTCTAGGATGAGGTAAGAATAGCCACTTGAGAGCTGATGAGCAATGCTCTAATGCTActtcagaatgatttttttccttgaaatagGAAATTTGAGATCAGCCTTATAACACTGGGCACACAGATGAATACCAATTATTTAGCTATGAGTTGGGAAACATCTCTTTTGGCACTGGTTTAGCATCATTcattatatgaaaaaaagttGAGAATATCGTGAACATAACAAAGTGTAAAGCTCAAATTTACCACCTGGTGTAGAATGCACAGCCAAGAACTCACATAGTTGTCATCTATGGTCTTTTTTCACTGACCCATCTGAGAACAGATGTGCCAAATGCACTAATATTCTGATTAATCCCatttaaaacttcagctttAAGCCAACTGTCATGACAGCTTTTTGCATGGCTCATGTGAGGCTACACATTCCAAACCCAGGGAATTCTGAGGACTCTGTTTTGCAACTGAGGGTGCACTGCAGGACAGAAGCACTCACAGAACACTGGTCAAGAGTGGGAAGAAACACAAAGCACAGGGtagtttgtggttttttttttcctttggttgttCTGGAAACAGCAGACCTTGATTTCCCTCGTGTACTGCAGGCAATGACCTGCCAGCTCTGTTCTGTACTGGCAGGACCAATGCTGGTTAAGAGACCTCCTTtagtcagaatttttttctctgtacctTCAGGGTCAACATCAAGGTTTCAAAGTTTTGGCCTTTAAAAGCCTTAGCCTATAGGTAAGAGGAAATCATAATCTTGACACAAATCATCAAGTCTTAAAATATCTCTGGCCTCTCAGACTTTTGCTGTATTTATCATTAGATTGGTTCAGTCTTAGTGGTtcttaacatttatttttcatcctctGTAAAACCTGTATTTGCACCTGATCTGCTGTTTATATATGTGTAACATTAAGCCTtatctgcaagaaaaaaaaatataattctaaTGTGACATGCTTTTGCCCACATCATCATAAAATTATCCTTCTAGCTTAACAATTGTAAGCTGCCTCTGAACAATATAAAAGAATTTTCATTCTAGGTAGgttgttatttgcttttttcttcattgcttctgaaaacagaaaaacatagtTGGAGGGAACAGGATAACAGGATTACATCTTGGAGGATTCTATATTGAAACTTACTTCAGACACTATTAGAAGTTCATAGCAtgaatttttttatctgttccTTCCCATAATGcagtaaaaacaagaaaaatacaaatagtgAAAATGTGGTATGAAGGAAACTATGGCTTTGTAGCTCAGTGTCTGCTGTCTTAAATCAACAGCCCTTCAGGAGGGCTCCATGCATTTGGGGTCTGCTGTAGTATCCCCTTGACTGGACACACTAGAAATCTGTGCACAAATAAATACACGTTACCATAAGTCAGGAACAAGTGCTCACTCCAAGATTTTATTAGAATTGAACACAGGCAAGTACTCAAACATAGTTCTGGTTGAGAACCTAGACAGCTAATCTCGTTAGGTTTTACAGTGTGCCAGAGCCTCAAGTAACCCTTTTGTACATTCACAGGAGCATGGGAGTGAGCAGGCACCTCGTCTCTCAGCCAACCACCACCATGTCATCACCAACAAACTGGTAAGTTGGAACCTCAAGGTTTAAGGGAGCGGGACCTTTCCTGATCCTGCCAGAGGCATCATAGTGGGAGCCGTGGCAGGGGCAGTAATACCCACCGAAATCCCCGGAGTTGGCAATGGGCACACAGCCCAGGTGGGTGCACACACCTATCAGGATCACCCACTCGGGCTTCTTCACTCTGTCTAAGTCATGCTGCGGATCCCTCAGTTGAGCCAAATCAACTTCAGCTTCCTGTTTAATCTCTGCCTGGGTTCTGTGGCGCACAAACAggggcttccctctccacttGAAAGCCATGTTCTTGCCTTCTGGAATGTCAGATAACTTGATCTCGATCTTTGACAAGGCTAGCACATCAGCAGAGGCACTCAGGCTGGAAATGAACTGGGTGACAACATTCTTGGCAGCGTAGGCAGTTGCCACACACGTCGTTGCAGTCATCAGGTAGGAAAACCCTTTCCTGGAatcactgctgccctgggaagaCGCAGCGGGATCTTGCACATCCTGGCGGCGATAGGCAGAGAAGTCAGGGACTGCGACATCGTTGTGGACACAGCGAacactggcaggggctgcatGGAAAGGAACACAAAGTGACACAACCTTTAGGTAAAAAATATTATAACGGATTCCTGGTTATACCTTTCTAATTGCTTTCTTGGAATGATGGGTGAAAGTTATTCCAAAGTTTGGGTAGGAGTCTGTTAATAATACATTTCAAATTCCAGTTGTGCGAAAATAGTTTTCAGAAGGAAGTTTTGGTAGATGGACAGCTCATCTGTAAAACTGTTTTACCTATTCTGTGAAAATTATGTGAAGCCTGACCAGGGtgcagaaaaatctgtgataGATGCTgggtttctggaaaaaaagtgaaCTGTTTTCTTGGTGGATTTTAAGGATACCATGGCTAGCTCAGAAAAATCAGACCTGTTTTCCATTCAAATGTTTCCCTGTAAAGAATTGCTGTGAAGAAATTTGATTTAGTGAAGTTTGCACATTTGCAGCTTAACACATTTATGCTCTTTTGACTTAAGTAACTTCTATGCCTCTAGTAATCTTAAGTGTGTGGTTAAACATCATTACAATGAAAAATAGCAGGCATCCTCTTTTATATTAAGCTATTGTCATAGGTAAGTGCCCCAGTACATAATTTTTAAACCTGCAGTCCCCAGACTCGCTTTTTAGAAGGATTTAGGGATAAAGCTAATCCCAAGCTTTTCAAGTGGGATTCCCACATCAAACCTGTGTGCTAAAGTAACAAGACATGATGGGTAACTGAGGCCTTCTATTAGTTTGTCCAGCAAAAGAAAGCTGCTTCCCACAATGAAAGAATGTGGCAAAGACAGAACATATGACTTGCCAAAGTGCAACCTCTGTTACTTGAAAAGTATTATTTAGTCTTTATAGTTTTCTAGCAGTTGGCATAAAGTTAACAAATGGTAATAAAACCCCTTGTCTAAAGGTACTTAAAATTTAACTCTGAGGGATTTATATGCAATATGATGGGGAAAATAGTTACATTTACTTACAAGTAACTTAGCATAGAGAAGGTATTTGCTGCAGGAttttaaatgcagagaaatgaaactGAACTTCAAAATTCTGTGACAGTAAACCATACTAAGTTATTTCAGGATCaagacttaaaatatttctcatttagTAACAAGTAATATGACTAACTGCTAAAAATTCCTTATATTCAGTGAAAGGCATGTTTGTTGTTAATTAGAACTACGAGTAAGGCTAAATGTCAGCTGTGTCAGACTTGCAGAATTTTCACCTGAACATGCCCTTTTTGGGGTCAGGTGAAGTCTGTGGCACTAATGCTACCGAGCATCTTCCCCAAGGCACTGCCCTTTCCCAGGAATATAGGAATGTCCCTATTAACAGCAGGAAGGAGTGTTACACCAtgcccagcaccagcagagctgggcagcagtTCTCCAGGAAATGCAAACCAGTGAGTCAGGGAGAGCCACAGCCCTTTGGCCAAGGTCGGGCTCTAAAGAACACCTTGGAGTCATCACCTGGCTACTGCTTTTCTGACCTGGAGGGAACACAGAGTAGATTTCCCCTCCCCATGTGTTCTCACTGCACACCTCTGCTCTGACACCTGCAGTTAAATAAATACCTAATTGAGTGACACAGGATTTACCTGCATTTTCCCAACTGCAAAGTGAATATCACCTGAGTATATCTCTCgttcaagaactgtctggacacaatcccATGTGCTCCGggatgaccctgcctgagcagggaggtcGGACCAGGTGCGACCCAGTGCAgttccttccagcctgacccactCTGAGTCACCAGAAGGCAGCAGCCTTTAGGTGCCCTTGAACAAGCTCCGTGGTCTCCAACGCAACCGTGACAGCCCCAACCAAACCTTTACACCGTCCCAAAGCACCCAAACCCAGCGGCCCGCCCGCCTGCCCTCACTCAGGGCCCTGCACCCCCGGCCGGACCGCGCTGTCCCCGCCGGGCAGCGCCGACCGGGCGCGGAGCCCCagccccgtccccgccgccccTCGCCCGCCCCGGTACCGCCGTCCCGCACCGTTCAGGCTGGCGCTGGCGACGAGCCCCccgcgggcggcgcggccgctCAGCGATTCCCGGCAGAGCAGGGGCCGCTTGGGGTCGAGCGGCACCTTTTGCTGGCTCCTTGCGGCCGCCGGGGCGAGCGGCCGGAGCGGGCTGGGCACGGCGTGGGCCGCGGCGGACACGAAGGGCGCGAAGGGCCCGGCGCGGGCGGCCACGGACAACATGGCGGAGTCACCGCGGCGACCttcccggcggggcggggccgtgACGTCACGGCGCGCGGATGTCGCGCGGGGGTGACGTACtcgcggggcggggggcggccgcgggTGCCCCGTGAGGGGGCGGGTGATGGGGACGCATTGAAGTGGCTTCGTGGTTATTTTCCCTTTCCGTGCCTTTTTATCCGTCCCTTCTTCTCACACAGAGTAGTTGAGCGCTATTACAAACAcgattttttctctttaactgCCGTTGTCTGTTCGCTGGTTCCGAAAGGGCAGTGAGTGCGTTGCAGTCCCGTCCCACAGTGCCTGTGTTGATACTTGATAACAAATCTAACTCACCAAACTTTAGAATATTTCAGCGAAGGGTTCGTGAAACGCTGCGGGCACGTCTGAGTGGCTCCTGTGCCTTTCCTGCAGGACACGGATCCATTTAAACACTGTGGCCCCAAAACACCCTGGCGGGGTCAACGTGTTTTATTCCTTTGCTGCTCCTGTGGTGGGATTGAGAGATGTGTAAATACGATTCAGAAGcaacaattaaaagaaaaatgcgTCACTGCTAGCATAACATATGCCCTTTATTATTCTGCCTTTGTACCGTGTATCATTTTTgcctccttttatttctttttttctttatctctttaTAGTCCTGGATCAGTTGGAAAGTGAGgggtaaaaataatttgttttagtttgtCATAGGAAATTGGTGGGGGATGGATATTACTTCCAGTTTTACAATGCAAagcatgttttaaaatgcacatgTGATGTTCAAACCCACATTTCTCCGGGCACCttccagctgccacagctccagtgTTTTCCATTGCTCATCAGCCCCTTTAGTCTGGAGCTCAGACTGCTGGGGAAGTCAAACAGTTCCCCAGAAACTCATCATCAGTGGTTAGGCGGGTGAAGGAACACAACAGCTGTCACTGccaaaaacatatttcttctaTTCTCAATCACAGACATGGGCAGAGATGCAAACATAGTTTTTATCTTGATGAAgatatattattttgaaaaattcctcctagattttttttaagtagcaaaaaagctgaataaaatgCTCTGgttttagtatttcttttttttttttttggggggggatggGGAACACGAGTGGATACAGGTAAatcaaagtattaaaaaaatattgggttaatattaaaatattttggtagaTTTGATTggtttttctcttaaaaatacagCTGGTCTGATAGATAGCAATAAATTTAGCTTGACCTGCTAAGGTAGTTCTAAAATGAGTAATGGTGTTATTCTGTGGAGCTTCtcaaggggaaataaaaatgggcttttttttctttgtttttgaaagtaCATCTTCTAAGACAATATGCCAGCAACAGGCAAGATAGAAATATCAgttaatttctgtgtttggttCCTTTAATTAGATAATACATATGATTTCACCCTTTTGACTGCACAGAAGAATAGTCTGAACAAAACAATACTGCTGCCAGCTCCTTCCTCGGTGCCACAAGCAGCAAATGACACCCTCTGGGCAAATTAAACCCGATTCCTCTCCCAAGGGCCATTCTGGAGGTGGAGGTTCAGTTCATAAAATGAATCTTGGCAGCCCCGAGCCATTCACACTGAGGAAGGGCAGCACttttggagaggagaaggcagaatGCCATGGTGGTTGTTGCTCCctttgcagcaggagctgctggctggctctgcagggctcagcctgggagcacagggaggatTCTGTGGAAAGCACACTGGGGAACAGAACCTGTGGCTTGGACATTGTTGgaagcagcagcccagctctcagagtccttcccatgggcaagGTTCCGGTTCTCTGTAGTGACCACTCTATGTGGGATGATGATTCTCACCCAAAACTTGTTTGGGTTTATTGCAAGGCTTAGAGGACAGTAGATACATCACATAGATGAATTCTGGACTAAAGAAAGAGCCATTCTTTGACTAACCATTGAAGAGAATAAATAAAGTCtgtggaggttttttggggggtttgtttttgtttgtttggggttttggtgtttctgttggttttttgttgtttgttttggttttttttttgtgtgtgtgtgtttttttaattttccaaatttattttactttataatATCAGTCTCATGCTTGACTTGTGACAGCTTCCAATGGTAAGATTTAGTTTGGTACCAGATGGATACATTAATGGGTGCATACCTGCTCCAGTCAAGCCTTTGGGCTATTTCAGGCTTCTAAAAATTTCCCAAAATGCAGGACACACTTGACACAGAGATATGTTTGAACACTTTTGAACTGAACCATTTTTCTAGAAATCTAACCAGAATTTCTCAGCTACCCAGCCCAGTCTATTCATGCAAGGCTGTGAAGCTTTAGTGGTTCATACTGGCTGTATGAAGAACTATTGTTTTGAAATCCAACTGTTGCTAATATTGTTGCTACTAAGTTATTTTATGATTGTGCATTAAAAATCTCCTGTCTCTATGGATGGTAGATTAAGGACTGGCCTTATTAAGATTTATTTAAGAGTCTGACTTTTTcgttttctttttaactgttGTAAACCATTCTGAAATGTGGTAGTTCTAATTAAGTGGGATGGATCGTTCCAGTTCCAGTACTATTGatctataatttatttctttcccagcaCGTTTGTGACATCTAAGCCTGAGTAGATAATGATTTACCCAACTCAGTTCACTGTACTCTAAGTGTAGTAAGTAGAGATGTAGTAATTATAAGACATCATAGTAACATTCTagagaaaaggtaatttttagaAACTACAGAGGCTATGACACAATATATCTGTGGAAATAAACAATAATCAGGTGTGGGGGAAGAAAACTAGGAAGGCCTTAAATTTTAACATCACACATTTTataaacataatttcatttaagaggaaaagaactaCAGAAATGTGatcttattttctattttctaacAGATTACAAAATTTCATTGTCACAGTAAAAATCTGATCACAACTGAACAAGTTCTAGCAGGGCAAAAACAGTTTCTGCCAAGGCCATCAGCTGTTAGTGTGCTGTAGGTATTTGGTGGTTCACTGTGAAACTGAGGATCAGAGCTAATGTTTGTAGAAAGGTTTGTGAGCAGCTGTGGggcttggggatttttttgttgttatttcgTGGAGTTTTTTGTAAGGGTTCTGAGTTTTGACAGTGGTGCAAGTGTTCAGTTGGCTAACCCAGCTCAGCTGTTTGGCAGATATGGTCTCATCccaaacaatatattttttctgactgGGGGCTGTTCTAGAGATGTTTAGCAAAAtgtgtttgctgcttttagagCCTTCTGACAAAATAAGGTAGCTGTGATGGAACtgtagtgatgggacaaggagcagtgggtacaaattgaaagatGGGAAATTtgggttagatattaggaagacattcttccctgtgagggtggtgagacactggcccaggttgccctgagaagatgtggctgccccatctctggaagtgttcaaggccaggttggatggggcttggagcaacctggtctagtgggaggtgtccctgctcatggtgAGTGCATTgggactagatggtctttaaggtcctttccaactccttaacattctatgattctataatttttttggaaaacacagttgtaaattttttaaagacataagACTGATTTCAAATTACGGTGTGGTTAAAAGATgattaaaacatgaaaatgtttcagcaaAAAGGAGCTaccttctgttttcagtttaaaaaaaagagtaatcttaattttaaaacgATAAGCATGTTCTGGTGTGTAGGTGTTTCTTTGAGAACTGTTGTTCAGGTTATGTTGCTGAGCATCAGTACTGAGCAAGTGTTTTCCAGGCAAACATGAAAGTGAAATGCCAGTATGGTATTGTGTAAACCATCTATACAGACCTCTTTGATTGTTTTTGTGCTTTCATAAGAGTGTTAGCCTCATGAAAATTTATACTGCTTAATGTCCCCATCCTTCTAAAGTAAGTTAAAAGTTCATTTGCATTAATACAAAAGCTGTAAGATGTCAGGGCTGCAGCATTATGGAATAGTTGCAATGTATTGTTGTAATGCTTTTGGGTATGTGCAGTGCCTTTCTCCACATAGTATTTATTcttgtgctggttttctttGGAGATGAAGTGCAGAACTTGGATGGCTTTTTGCTAAAATATTGGTCACCCCAGGCAGTTTGATCTTAGCaaaaatttatctttctttcagttctttgcCATCTTGCGTTATTTTTATGCTCTGAAAACTCAGTGCTACTAAACTTGAGGCTTtagggtttgcctttgctttttggttttgcagtgTTGATCATTTCATTTCTCCCTGAATAAGcttattcagaaagaaataaaaaccaaaaaaaccaccaaactcCACCTGTGGAGTGCTGTTAGTTCAGGTATCCCCTGCTTCATCACACAGGTGTAAGGGGTGGTTGTGCCCTGAGCAAGAATTTTCTGGATGTTAAAATGGAAGCGTTTCCTTTCTTCACACtacacagcttttcctttaaaagctaTTTCTAGCAAGAGAAATGCATACTCTTTTATTTAATGGTAATCTTTGTTTGTTTAGCTATGCTGTAGTTTTCTTGTGTGAACTTTCCAAAACAGGCTGTGTATCTTCAATGCAGTAGCAAGTTCCAGGGTCTACATCCTGCAGGCATCAGATGAGCCCTTCCCATGCACTGACTATTTAGATAAGAGCACCCTCCTCTCAGAGTGGCTCCAAAGGTTTGTGGTGCTTCCTTTGCAGAATTAACATTCATTACAGAGATTTCTGTTTTGTGATGTGGCACTAGGGAAGCTGTCAAATAAATTTGAAGATGGATTTGTGGAGGCAGTATGGTTTGTTTAAGGTTAAAATTGTGGTGACCTTTTGATATTTAGATGTTATTGTTCTTTGAAGGTGGTTTATTGCTTTGAAAAGTCACAGGATGTGATCAAAAGGAACATATATGAAGTGTGGGGAATGAAGATGGACAgtaaacatgaagaaaaaaacccctactaAGACTTGATTGGTCAAACATTCCTCTGTCACTCctcaaattaattaaaatgatgaCACCTCACTGCTACAGTCTAATCTAAATTCAGATCTTTCTCAGTCAGGGAAGATCTAAGTTAAAGTATCATGAGTGAAGAAGAGATCTGATGGCAGCTTTCTGCTACTCTTTCTGTTAGTGCAGGAGTTCACAGTTTTAGCAACCATCTCATTCTAAATCTCTTACATCCCTGCTCGATAAAGCCAAGATATGTTACCTTGAACAGAAGGGCATGGAATATCTGCTTCTGGCAGACATGCACTCGACGTTTTGAGTATAAAATGagataaatacaaagaaagcatattcctcctccctgcacagaaaatatttagtagAAAAATCAAAGTAGATGAAGCATTCCATTGGGCAGGAAGAGTGGGATTTTCAGTCAGATgtagagaggaaagaaaataaaaccactgaagtaaattaaattaaaataaaaagacccAGGCTAAGGTTATGTCAAAGATTTACGTAATTGTCAGATGGACAAAAAGAGTCGTATATATGTGAGATTGATAAGGTCTGATGACATAAATCAGAAATGGCACCAGAGGGTGTCTGACCAAGCAGAAGCCAAAGGCTAGATGATAACTGCCTGGGGCAACATCAAAGGCTGCTCAGtaaggcagcagctgaaggctCAATGAAGTTGCCTGGAACATCATCAAAGCATTGgtttgagaaaaatgttttctccctttctcctgttttctctctttcctaaAAAATCCCTGACCACCTTTGCCTAAAAAGTGAAAGGCTTGTACAAAGGAGAATTCTGgcttcctttgctttgcttatgtATTTATTGCAATTAATGCACTTGAAGAACTCTGTCTTGTGTCCAGTGCCCAGCTGACAATGTTTGTGGGGGTGGGAGCAAGAAATTCTCCCCCCAGCTATAGCTAGGAAGGAGTTAGGAATTACTGCCACTTCCCAGGCTGCTGAATGGCTCTGCCCTGGTCAAACCCCAGGTGTTATTTCAAGCTTTAGGTGTACGTGCTGGAACAACTCACTCTTCTGCTAACAAATCTCTCATAGCTTCACAATTAAGCACAAGTGTTACAAAAATAGAGTATTTATAACATTTCAGAGGACCTTAAATTATTGGTTAGTCAGGACAGTGATAGTTCTAGGActaagaaaagcagaagcaggaaaaaagaatagcAGCACCTGAGCTAAGCATGCTGCTTGATGTAGAGCCAAAAAATCTCACCTGCTACTATGCTTCTATATAGTATTATGTATTTGTGCCACTATGAAACCGTGGGTGAAGTGGCAGAATAAGAATGGCGACATAAAAAGAGTGACAAAGGAAATCGCTTTTTCTCAATTTTATGGTGTATAGTACAGATTTTGATCATCATTAGGCTTTCCTGTAAGCTTTTCCCTGATGCAGGGTTGCTGGACCTTGGCTTCAAACCAGTGTAAAACAGACATAAAGCAGATAATGGCAAAGGAAGAGCTTTATTGTAATGCTTGGAGCTGTTGGCAATACAGAGCCACACCATTAAGAGCTAATGCAATGAAAGTGTCCACCTGTGAtaactttctctctttcctccccctTACAATAGCTGTGCAGAGGCTTTGCCTGTAGCCTTTTCTCATCAGGATGCTTAAGTTGAATTGCAGGACCTGattctaaaataaattgtaaCATATTGCACGATAAGTATCTCCCTTGGTTTGGGCTGCTGCAGATCTGGGTTACTGTCAGGGGCATCTAGTTTAAAAATGTCGTGCTGAGGATAAAAAGCTGTCCCTGGTCTCAAAGTGTGGATTGATCTCTGTGTGCCTCGGGGAGTCAGGAGCGATAATGTGTGTAACATGTGCCTGAGGTGAGCTAATTGCACACTGTCCTCTTAATCATCTAAATGTTCTTATGGCTATTGCTAAGCACTTGCTTCAATAGTATCTCGTGAAAACCTGCCTGTAAtgcaaaagattatttttttattatctgcttgttgttttttatgtgatgcctttattttctgtccttACATATAGAAAGGATAAATAAgagccttttcctttctttttatgctTAGTTAGGAGAATAATTATGCTACTGAGGCTGTTCCTAATGGTTCCCAGTGGAGTTACTCCAAGTTTTTAGATGGgttatatttcatattttcatacttCTAGTGACCCTCAGTGCAGAAGTAGACATATACTAATGAAATCAGCCGAGGCAAACTTACAAAGCAGTCTCCACTCAgggaaaaatcagaatataatatgaaaagaattagaaaactttttttaaagttaggATGAAATTTAGTATTAAAAAGTATAGGTCATACAGAGATTCACACCAAATGTTTCTACCACAAATTATAGATCTGTCATCAGATGtgacaggagaagaaagaaatctagATACCTAGTGGGTGATCAAAGTATAATGGTGCAATGTGTGTTTAAATGGGTCAGTGTGATACTGGGATGCATGAGATTTTCAGGAGGTACAAGAAATAATAGTTTCATTATACAAAGCCATTGCATGCCCACGTAAGTAGGAAGTTCTTCCTGTGTCACTGAATGTGCAGATATTTTTCCCAATTTGCCAAGCTTAACATTCAAAACAGTTCTTTGAGTGGGTCTCTCTGGGTAGTCTCAGGGGGTCAGATGCTGATCTTGGTTGTCACGAATTTCTGTGGAATGCTTATTCAGTTAAACAATTACTCTAAATTGAACAGTGCAATCAAGAGCAAATACACTGATTTCAGTTATTGAAACGTATATTTAGCAAAGGTTGGTAATGTGAATAAAAGCGTAGATTATGATTTAAAGCTCATTCAAAGGAAATGCCTAATTACAGaagcattttggttttctgcagGCAGGGATATGGATTAGTTTAATGATGTTGATGTGGGGTTACCTGGGAAGGAAGGTGGAAAGGGGTAAATTTTACAGTGTTTATGTAAATGCACATATATAATTTTGTCCTATGGTCTTGGAACCTGCATTGCTGCCAGTGGTAACTATGTGTGTCTTAACTGAGATTAAATTATTAGTAACAAATATTAATTGTACTAGCTAGGATAAGGAGGGCTGATACTGCCTTTCCATTCATATTagttctcttt
The Chiroxiphia lanceolata isolate bChiLan1 chromosome 13, bChiLan1.pri, whole genome shotgun sequence DNA segment above includes these coding regions:
- the LOC116793550 gene encoding cytochrome b-c1 complex subunit Rieske, mitochondrial — translated: MLSVAARAGPFAPFVSAAAHAVPSPLRPLAPAAARSQQKVPLDPKRPLLCRESLSGRAARGGLVASASLNAPASVRCVHNDVAVPDFSAYRRQDVQDPAASSQGSSDSRKGFSYLMTATTCVATAYAAKNVVTQFISSLSASADVLALSKIEIKLSDIPEGKNMAFKWRGKPLFVRHRTQAEIKQEAEVDLAQLRDPQHDLDRVKKPEWVILIGVCTHLGCVPIANSGDFGGYYCPCHGSHYDASGRIRKGPAPLNLEVPTYQFVGDDMVVVG